From the genome of Fusobacterium varium, one region includes:
- the catD gene encoding 3-oxoadipate enol-lactonase 2 yields the protein METSSRRVKKDFRCIAIDLPNHGESKNINESFSLRELAKEISIFLKGMKIEKYTYIGLSVGGMLAPYIYDYDKDRINKMIIMDSYVGEEPLKTKELYFSMLDTIEKAKFVPDILIEKIAPMFFSPFIDKTGMLYKSFVENLKMIQGERVEGIVKLGRAIFGREDALNLLSEIEKPTYFIVGEYDIPRPYNESVEMATYIKNSKVIKIKNAGHISNLENVEETNKILADILK from the coding sequence GTGGAAACCTCAAGTAGAAGAGTTAAAAAAGATTTTAGATGTATTGCAATTGATCTTCCAAATCATGGAGAATCAAAAAATATTAATGAAAGTTTTTCATTAAGAGAATTAGCCAAGGAAATTTCCATTTTTTTAAAGGGAATGAAGATTGAAAAATATACTTATATAGGTCTTTCTGTGGGAGGAATGCTGGCACCATATATTTATGATTATGATAAAGATAGAATAAATAAAATGATAATTATGGACTCTTATGTTGGAGAAGAGCCACTAAAAACAAAAGAATTATATTTTTCTATGTTAGATACAATAGAAAAAGCTAAGTTTGTTCCAGATATTCTTATTGAAAAGATTGCACCAATGTTTTTTAGTCCTTTTATAGATAAAACAGGTATGTTGTACAAGTCATTTGTTGAAAATTTAAAAATGATACAAGGAGAAAGAGTTGAAGGAATAGTTAAATTGGGAAGAGCAATTTTCGGAAGAGAAGATGCTTTGAATCTTTTGAGTGAAATAGAAAAACCAACATATTTTATAGTAGGTGAGTATGATATTCCAAGACCATATAATGAATCTGTAGAAATGGCTACTTATATAAAAAATTCTAAAGTAATAAAAATAAAAAATGCAGGACACATTTCTAATTTGGAAAATGTTGAAGAAACAAACAAAATATTGGCAGATATTTTGAAATAA
- the steT_2 gene encoding Serine/threonine exchanger SteT, whose product MAVILIIFLTICNCYGVKKASLLQNVSMVAKLIPILLIMISALFMGNIFPDVSLSTVNEAAQSTGRSVIGMIAFAVVATLWAYDGWQNLNSLAEEIKEPQRNLPLSLAIGIGGVIILYMLFNFSIFRVLPMEDIKNMIAKGDYYLGTEVARRIFGNTGAIIVVVGMILAIFGSLNGLILSGPRIYYALAREGHFFKMFLNVHPVYKVPTNAIIAQAIVSITLVLSRNLEQLATLVVFTGMIFKLLTILSVVVFRKKYPNMERPYKVIAYPVTVIITSLVFLGLILNNLVKDPVNSILSCVVQIFAVALYMYFDRKIKKEKIDLEA is encoded by the coding sequence TTGGCAGTAATACTGATAATTTTTCTTACTATATGCAATTGTTATGGAGTAAAAAAAGCTTCACTATTGCAAAATGTGTCGATGGTAGCAAAATTGATACCGATTCTTTTAATTATGATATCAGCTTTGTTTATGGGAAATATTTTTCCAGATGTTTCATTGTCTACAGTAAATGAAGCAGCTCAAAGTACAGGAAGAAGTGTTATAGGTATGATAGCTTTTGCTGTAGTTGCAACTTTGTGGGCATATGATGGATGGCAGAATTTAAATTCTCTGGCAGAAGAAATAAAAGAGCCTCAAAGAAATCTACCTTTGTCATTGGCAATTGGAATTGGTGGAGTAATAATACTGTATATGTTATTTAATTTTTCTATATTCCGTGTTCTTCCAATGGAGGATATTAAAAATATGATTGCTAAAGGTGATTATTATTTAGGTACAGAAGTAGCTAGGAGAATATTTGGAAATACAGGAGCAATAATAGTTGTTGTAGGAATGATATTGGCTATTTTCGGTTCATTAAATGGATTGATATTATCAGGACCACGTATTTATTATGCTTTGGCAAGAGAAGGGCATTTCTTCAAGATGTTTTTAAATGTACATCCAGTATATAAAGTTCCAACAAATGCAATAATAGCTCAAGCAATAGTTTCAATAACTCTTGTATTGTCACGTAATTTGGAACAACTGGCTACTCTAGTTGTATTTACTGGAATGATTTTTAAGCTTTTGACAATATTATCAGTTGTAGTATTTCGTAAAAAATATCCAAATATGGAACGTCCATATAAGGTAATAGCTTACCCTGTAACAGTTATCATAACATCTTTGGTATTTTTAGGATTGATATTGAATAATCTTGTAAAAGATCCAGTAAACTCTATCTTGAGTTGTGTAGTTCAAATATTTGCAGTAGCTTTATATATGTATTTTGATAGAAAAATTAAAAAAGAAAAAATAGATCTAGAAGCATAG
- the steT_1 gene encoding Serine/threonine exchanger SteT, whose translation MGTSESSELKREIGVFGGISIIGGIMIGAGIFYIGSYVLMRVGMNIGLALICWLIGGLISLMGGLCFAELGSMMPKAGGTTVYLNEAYHPIVGFMSGMSSCLLAGPGSIAGLSIALIVSFRTFLL comes from the coding sequence ATGGGGACAAGTGAGAGTTCAGAATTAAAAAGAGAAATAGGAGTATTTGGTGGTATCAGTATTATTGGTGGAATAATGATAGGAGCAGGAATTTTTTATATAGGTTCTTATGTTTTGATGAGAGTAGGAATGAATATTGGATTAGCACTAATCTGCTGGCTGATAGGAGGGCTTATAAGTCTGATGGGAGGTTTGTGTTTTGCTGAATTGGGAAGTATGATGCCCAAGGCAGGAGGTACTACAGTATACTTAAATGAAGCTTATCACCCAATAGTTGGATTTATGTCTGGAATGTCATCGTGTTTGCTTGCAGGACCTGGATCGATAGCAGGGCTTTCAATAGCTTTGATTGTATCTTTCAGAACTTTTTTACTATAA
- the nfdA_1 gene encoding N-substituted formamide deformylase precursor: METLFYNAKVYLEREKFAEAVLVKEGLISKVGTSEELLKIAQKDCKKIDCHGKTIIPGLNDSHMHLLVLGESLQTVKLTNSKSVDEIIERCRKFIKENPELSKNGVFAIGWNQDLFEGDKRIPNRHDADKISTEIPIILRRVCGHLMVSNTKAIEMLGIDGNSEQFEGGTFEIGEDGYPNGIFTENACRQLRKVIPEFSLEDRERMAVEAMKHAVSFGVTSVQSNDLGAVVLGEKDKYFKMFRKIYEEGKGLLRYHHQITFQSPEELKNYAENGELAKGNYPEDSWVTLGPLKLFKDGSLGARTAMLENDYADDPGNRGEERFDEKYIEELCKAADEHGIQVVTHVIGDAAVNSVMKTYEKLIKNGKNPLRHALIHCQITNKAMLENIAKNNVLVMYQPIFLDYDMHIVESRCGKELASTSYAFNTLDKLGGKISYGTDCPVEGCNPFPNIYCAVTRKDLKGNPEGGFYPEECVDIYTAVDAYTEGSAYAEFMENKKGRIKEGFYADMVILDKDIFTVDSSEIKDIQPILTMVGGKVVYEKK; encoded by the coding sequence ATGGAAACATTATTTTATAATGCAAAAGTGTATTTAGAGAGAGAAAAATTTGCTGAGGCAGTTTTAGTAAAAGAAGGGTTGATATCAAAAGTAGGAACAAGTGAAGAACTTTTAAAAATAGCACAGAAAGACTGTAAAAAAATAGATTGTCATGGAAAAACAATAATCCCCGGATTAAATGATTCTCATATGCATTTGTTAGTATTGGGAGAATCACTTCAGACAGTAAAACTTACGAACAGTAAATCTGTAGATGAAATAATAGAAAGATGTAGGAAGTTTATAAAAGAAAATCCTGAATTATCAAAGAATGGAGTCTTTGCAATTGGTTGGAATCAAGATTTATTTGAAGGAGATAAGAGAATACCTAACAGACATGATGCTGATAAAATATCTACAGAAATTCCAATTATTTTAAGAAGAGTATGTGGACATTTGATGGTTTCAAATACTAAAGCTATAGAAATGCTTGGAATAGATGGGAATTCTGAACAGTTTGAAGGAGGTACATTTGAAATAGGTGAAGATGGATATCCAAATGGAATATTTACTGAAAATGCTTGCCGTCAACTGAGAAAAGTTATTCCGGAATTTTCTTTGGAAGATAGGGAAAGAATGGCAGTAGAAGCCATGAAACATGCTGTTTCTTTTGGGGTAACAAGTGTACAGAGCAATGATTTGGGAGCAGTTGTTTTAGGAGAAAAGGATAAATATTTTAAAATGTTCCGTAAAATCTATGAAGAAGGTAAAGGACTTCTTCGTTACCATCATCAAATAACTTTTCAATCACCAGAAGAGTTAAAAAATTATGCAGAGAATGGAGAACTTGCAAAAGGAAACTATCCAGAAGATTCATGGGTAACATTAGGGCCACTAAAATTATTCAAAGATGGAAGTCTGGGTGCCAGAACAGCAATGCTGGAAAATGATTATGCTGATGATCCAGGAAATCGTGGAGAAGAAAGATTTGATGAAAAATATATTGAAGAACTTTGCAAAGCTGCTGATGAGCATGGAATACAGGTAGTTACACATGTAATAGGCGATGCTGCAGTAAATAGTGTTATGAAAACATATGAGAAACTTATAAAAAATGGAAAAAATCCTTTACGCCATGCTTTAATTCATTGTCAAATAACTAATAAAGCAATGTTGGAAAATATAGCTAAAAATAATGTTCTAGTAATGTATCAGCCAATATTTTTAGATTATGATATGCATATTGTAGAATCGAGATGTGGAAAAGAACTTGCTTCTACATCATATGCTTTTAATACTTTAGATAAATTAGGAGGTAAAATTTCCTATGGAACAGATTGCCCAGTAGAAGGCTGCAATCCTTTTCCAAATATATATTGTGCAGTAACTCGTAAAGATTTAAAAGGGAATCCAGAAGGTGGATTCTATCCAGAAGAATGTGTAGATATATATACAGCAGTTGATGCTTATACAGAAGGAAGTGCCTACGCAGAATTTATGGAAAATAAAAAAGGAAGAATCAAAGAAGGATTTTATGCAGATATGGTTATATTAGATAAGGATATATTTACAGTAGATTCTTCTGAAATAAAGGATATCCAACCTATATTAACTATGGTTGGTGGAAAAGTAGTATATGAAAAAAAATAA
- the xpt gene encoding Xanthine phosphoribosyltransferase, whose translation MKLLKEYIEKNGKAIGTNILKVDSFLNHQIDPNLMMAMGEEFKRRFKDQGVNKILTIEASGIAIGLAAAYAFNVPLVFAKKKIPSTMGDFYTTNVFSFTKNKDYTICVAKEFLTPNDKVLIVDDFLAMGNAVLGLKTLVESAGAIVIGAGIAVEKGFQQGEKLLTDNGIKVEALAVVDSLENGIIKFR comes from the coding sequence ATGAAATTATTAAAAGAATATATAGAGAAAAATGGTAAAGCCATTGGAACAAATATTCTGAAAGTAGATAGTTTTTTAAACCATCAAATAGATCCTAATCTAATGATGGCTATGGGAGAAGAATTTAAAAGAAGATTTAAAGATCAGGGAGTTAATAAAATACTTACAATAGAGGCTTCTGGAATTGCAATAGGTCTGGCTGCTGCTTACGCCTTCAATGTGCCTCTTGTTTTTGCTAAAAAGAAAATTCCTTCTACTATGGGAGATTTTTATACAACTAATGTCTTTTCATTCACTAAAAATAAAGATTATACAATCTGTGTAGCTAAAGAATTTCTAACACCTAATGATAAAGTTCTTATTGTAGATGATTTTCTAGCTATGGGAAATGCTGTATTAGGTCTTAAAACATTAGTTGAATCTGCTGGTGCTATAGTTATTGGTGCTGGTATAGCAGTAGAAAAAGGATTTCAGCAAGGTGAAAAATTGTTGACTGATAATGGTATTAAAGTAGAAGCTCTTGCTGTGGTTGATTCTCTTGAAAATGGTATTATTAAGTTTAGATAA